In Lysobacter firmicutimachus, one genomic interval encodes:
- a CDS encoding Lrp/AsnC family transcriptional regulator — MKILDDTDRKLIALLQDNARLSTVALAKAVGLARSSVQERMQRLESAGVIAQYTVRLGSGGDPLRAWLLLRYGEGFSCDDVVPPLVELAQVRSIHSVAGEIDLMVLVETVGPGELADLRERVAALKGVDDVTTLPVLRTALERG; from the coding sequence ATGAAGATCCTCGACGATACCGACCGCAAACTGATCGCCCTGTTGCAGGACAACGCCCGCCTGTCGACCGTGGCCTTGGCCAAAGCGGTGGGGCTGGCGCGCAGTTCGGTGCAAGAACGCATGCAGCGATTGGAGTCGGCCGGGGTGATCGCCCAGTACACGGTGCGCCTGGGCAGCGGCGGCGATCCGTTGCGGGCCTGGTTGCTGCTGCGCTATGGCGAGGGTTTCAGCTGCGACGACGTCGTGCCGCCCTTGGTCGAACTGGCGCAGGTGCGTTCGATCCACAGCGTCGCCGGCGAGATCGATCTGATGGTGTTGGTGGAGACCGTCGGCCCCGGCGAACTGGCGGACCTGCGCGAACGGGTCGCGGCGCTGAAGGGCGTGGACGACGTGACGACGCTGCCGGTGCTGCGCACGGCGTTGGAGCGGGGGTGA